The sequence below is a genomic window from Armatimonadota bacterium.
GCACCCGGAACCCGGGCATCCACTGCCCCACTCCCCAGAAGATTATCACGTTCATCACGAACGACACCACCAGCCCGAACAGCCCTAGTGTGAGCAGATTGATCGGCAAGGTTACGATCCTGAACACGAATAACACCGGCTTGAGCAGCGCATTGAGCAGGCCGATCACCGCCGCCGCCAGCGCCGCCTCCCATACCTGGTCGAGCCCCACCATCGCCTCCGGCAGGATGCTCGCCGCCGCCCACACGGCGATACTGAGCAGTATCCA
It includes:
- a CDS encoding phage holin family protein, which produces MRALLLRWILLSIAVWAAASILPEAMVGLDQVWEAALAAAVIGLLNALLKPVLFVFRIVTLPINLLTLGLFGLVVSFVMNVIIFWGVGQWMPGFRVHGIVGAAAGAAIMSAINGVLMMLVPDRRERVR